A genomic window from Longimicrobiales bacterium includes:
- a CDS encoding MFS transporter: MSRTADEERAAASMERVSSSSDTGTEDATRLAARGTTAAAIAVAVTHGMNDLYSGFLHPLLPRIMDRLGLNVALAATLAMTLSLGGSLVQPAVGHLADRYGRRAFVVIGPAMSAIFMSLIGVAPSFIVLAVFLALAGLGSAAFHPPGAVIAASSGRGSSRGARYSFFSFSGALGYALGPLVAVAIVSRGGLEALPYAAIPMLLALPVVFMLVPSGAHERRQARHAEQSVSLRRVLRGPLALVFGISAVSAFIQRVYLTMKPILVAEAGGSEQAGATALSIYLAAQAIGSLSGGMLADRVDRRRLLLWLSALSLPAHALAFMLPAGSVAAMLCTLAAGFLNMALLPPLVLIAQELVPRGESLGSGIAMGAAWAAGSIAVLGIGVLADQIGVLAASMVAVPLTFLGVVFAWALPADGKAATD; encoded by the coding sequence GTGAGCAGGACGGCAGACGAAGAGCGCGCAGCCGCATCGATGGAGCGGGTGAGCAGCAGCAGCGATACAGGGACAGAAGACGCAACACGGCTGGCAGCACGGGGGACGACAGCGGCGGCGATCGCAGTAGCGGTCACGCATGGCATGAACGACCTGTACTCGGGGTTCCTGCACCCGCTGCTGCCACGCATCATGGACAGGCTGGGCCTGAACGTCGCGCTGGCCGCGACCCTCGCGATGACGCTGTCGCTGGGCGGCTCCCTCGTGCAGCCCGCCGTCGGGCACCTTGCCGACCGCTACGGCAGACGGGCGTTCGTCGTGATCGGGCCTGCCATGTCCGCGATCTTCATGTCACTGATCGGCGTGGCGCCCTCCTTCATCGTACTGGCCGTGTTCCTGGCGCTCGCCGGACTCGGCAGTGCGGCGTTTCATCCGCCCGGTGCGGTGATCGCCGCCTCCAGCGGCAGGGGCAGCTCGCGCGGAGCCCGCTACTCCTTCTTCTCCTTTTCCGGTGCACTCGGCTACGCGCTCGGGCCGCTGGTCGCCGTCGCGATCGTCTCGCGCGGGGGGCTCGAGGCGCTGCCGTATGCGGCGATCCCGATGCTGCTCGCCCTGCCGGTGGTCTTCATGCTCGTGCCTTCCGGCGCCCACGAGCGGCGACAGGCCCGCCACGCGGAGCAGTCCGTCAGCCTGCGACGCGTGCTGCGCGGGCCGCTCGCGCTCGTGTTCGGCATCAGCGCCGTGTCCGCCTTCATTCAGCGGGTCTACCTGACCATGAAGCCGATCCTCGTCGCCGAGGCCGGTGGCTCGGAGCAGGCGGGCGCGACCGCGCTCAGCATCTACCTCGCCGCCCAGGCAATCGGCAGCCTGAGCGGTGGCATGCTGGCGGACCGCGTGGACCGGCGCCGGCTGCTCCTCTGGCTGAGTGCGCTGTCGCTGCCGGCCCATGCGCTGGCGTTCATGCTGCCGGCAGGGAGCGTTGCCGCCATGCTCTGCACCCTGGCTGCCGGCTTCCTCAACATGGCACTGCTGCCGCCGCTCGTCCTGATCGCCCAGGAGCTGGTGCCGCGCGGCGAGTCGCTGGGCTCAGGCATCGCCATGGGCGCGGCCTGGGCGGCGGGCTCCATCGCGGTGCTCGGGATCGGGGTGCTGGCGGACCAGATCGGGGTGCTGGCGGCATCCATGGTCGCGGTGCCGCTGACATTCCTCGGGGTCGTGTTTGCCTGGGCGCTGCCGGCCGATGGGAAGGCCGCAACGGATTGA
- a CDS encoding DUF721 domain-containing protein, producing the protein MSDKPVRLGDALRKFLEESKVGERLEEAGIVPEWAERVGPRIAAVTTPLRVSRGTLLVAVRSSAWMMELRLMEREILRRLNEGRERGRIEKIRFVMSDSTTGKNE; encoded by the coding sequence ATGAGCGACAAGCCGGTCAGGCTGGGTGATGCGCTCCGCAAGTTCCTCGAGGAGTCGAAGGTCGGTGAGCGGCTCGAGGAAGCGGGCATCGTTCCTGAATGGGCGGAGCGCGTCGGACCCCGCATTGCAGCCGTCACCACACCGCTGCGCGTATCGCGCGGCACACTGCTCGTTGCGGTGCGCTCCAGCGCGTGGATGATGGAGCTGCGACTGATGGAGAGGGAGATACTCCGGCGTCTCAATGAAGGCCGCGAGCGCGGACGCATCGAGAAGATCCGCTTCGTGATGAGTGACAGCACGACCGGGAAGAACGAGTGA